The following are encoded together in the Acidovorax sp. KKS102 genome:
- the flgA gene encoding flagellar basal body P-ring formation chaperone FlgA — translation MSTHSLLMHARHGAVLRGATRSPLVARARAVLRMLCLLGSVAGVLLGTAGVAHAQSAADPAADLGPLTQRWLDDALARNQSSALPLRMEVSVGSLDSRLRLAPCARVEPYLPVGARLWGRTRLGLRCVEGATAWNVFLPVTIKAFGPAWVLTNNVAPGAVLTANDATEAEVDWAADASPVLANPDLWVGQTAARQLVAGQAVRQAMVRAPLLFKAGAQVKVVAQGPGYAVSSAGQALTAGSAGQTVRVRMENGRIVSGTVNDSGTVDVTL, via the coding sequence ATGTCCACCCATTCCCTTTTGATGCATGCCCGCCACGGCGCTGTACTGCGCGGCGCGACCCGTTCGCCCCTGGTGGCCCGTGCCCGCGCTGTGCTGCGCATGCTGTGCTTGCTTGGGAGTGTGGCCGGGGTTCTGCTGGGTACTGCCGGTGTCGCTCATGCCCAGTCGGCGGCGGACCCTGCGGCAGACCTGGGCCCGCTCACCCAGCGCTGGCTGGACGATGCTTTGGCTCGCAACCAGTCCTCCGCACTGCCGCTGCGCATGGAAGTGAGTGTTGGCTCACTGGATTCGCGCCTGCGGCTGGCGCCCTGCGCGCGCGTTGAACCTTATCTCCCTGTGGGTGCTCGCCTGTGGGGCCGAACCCGACTGGGGCTGCGCTGTGTGGAAGGCGCGACCGCATGGAATGTGTTTTTACCCGTCACCATCAAAGCGTTTGGGCCCGCCTGGGTGCTGACGAACAATGTGGCGCCGGGCGCAGTATTGACTGCCAACGACGCCACCGAGGCCGAGGTGGATTGGGCGGCCGATGCCTCCCCCGTTCTGGCCAACCCCGATCTCTGGGTGGGTCAGACCGCCGCTCGCCAGCTCGTGGCGGGTCAGGCGGTGCGCCAGGCCATGGTGCGGGCCCCGCTGCTGTTCAAGGCGGGTGCGCAGGTCAAGGTGGTGGCCCAGGGGCCCGGCTATGCAGTCAGCTCGGCGGGACAGGCGTTGACGGCGGGCTCGGCTGGACAGACTGTGCGCGTACGCATGGAGAATGGGCGTATCGTGAGCGGAACTGTGAACGATTCTGGGACGGTGGACGTCACTCTGTGA
- the flgB gene encoding flagellar basal body rod protein FlgB, translating into MLDKMTNQLNFHGNALVLRGERQRAIASNIANADTPGYVARDFKFGDALREATGVTSSATGTPGAAITRLATSGSYGTAGTTDPHHIPLPTVNSSTSIDRQGALGYAVQTQPSLDNNSVDLDRERANFVDNAVRYEATLRFINGNAKTMLSAIQGQ; encoded by the coding sequence ATGCTTGACAAGATGACCAACCAGCTGAATTTTCACGGCAACGCCCTGGTGCTGCGCGGTGAACGCCAGCGCGCCATCGCCAGCAATATCGCCAACGCCGACACGCCGGGCTATGTGGCTCGGGACTTCAAGTTTGGCGATGCGCTGCGCGAGGCCACGGGCGTGACATCTTCGGCCACCGGCACGCCCGGCGCGGCCATCACGCGGCTGGCCACCAGCGGCTCGTACGGAACCGCCGGCACCACCGATCCGCACCACATTCCGCTGCCCACCGTGAATTCCAGCACCAGCATCGACCGGCAAGGCGCTCTCGGCTACGCCGTGCAGACGCAGCCCAGCCTGGACAACAACTCGGTGGACCTGGACCGCGAGCGCGCCAACTTCGTGGACAACGCCGTGCGCTACGAAGCCACGCTGCGGTTCATCAACGGCAACGCCAAAACCATGCTCAGCGCCATTCAGGGCCAATAA
- the flgC gene encoding flagellar basal body rod protein FlgC — protein sequence MSMFSIFNVSGSAISAQSQRLNVVASNLANVDAVAGPDGQAYKARQVVFQTAPMGADSSAGVKVSGISESNVPGRRVHDPSHPSADAEGYVTHSNVNAVEEMVNMISASRSYQNNVEVMNTAKSLLLKTLQMGQ from the coding sequence ATGTCCATGTTCTCGATCTTCAATGTGTCCGGCAGCGCCATCAGCGCGCAGTCGCAGCGGCTCAACGTGGTGGCCAGCAACCTGGCCAACGTGGATGCCGTGGCCGGTCCCGACGGTCAGGCCTATAAGGCACGCCAAGTGGTGTTCCAGACAGCGCCCATGGGCGCCGACAGCTCTGCGGGCGTGAAGGTCAGCGGCATCAGCGAAAGCAACGTGCCGGGCCGGCGTGTGCACGATCCCAGCCACCCCTCGGCGGACGCCGAGGGCTACGTGACCCACTCCAACGTCAATGCCGTGGAGGAGATGGTCAACATGATCTCCGCCTCGCGCTCGTACCAGAACAACGTCGAGGTCATGAACACGGCCAAGTCGCTGCTCCTCAAGACCCTGCAGATGGGCCAGTAA
- a CDS encoding flagellar hook assembly protein FlgD yields the protein MILSATNAPTVTDSSGTKANASTDPAAAQDRFLKLLVAQLNNQDPMNPLDNAQMTSQIAQINTVTGVQQLNETVKGLVSQIASQQLMQGSSMVGRKVLVGGDDLALDSETKKATAAFDLAGSAASVKVQVLDSTGKEVGTIDMGSLSAGRYNFAWDASQYQGNSSLRFKVLATNGEATVASTALTTDTVSAISMENGTLQMQLSRGGMTAQSGIKAIL from the coding sequence ATGATTCTCAGTGCCACCAACGCCCCCACGGTGACGGACTCCTCCGGCACAAAGGCCAACGCATCCACTGATCCCGCCGCCGCGCAAGACCGCTTTTTGAAACTGCTGGTTGCGCAGTTGAACAACCAGGATCCGATGAACCCCTTGGACAACGCCCAGATGACTTCGCAGATTGCGCAGATCAACACAGTAACGGGTGTTCAGCAGCTCAATGAAACCGTCAAAGGACTGGTCAGCCAAATCGCGTCTCAGCAGCTGATGCAGGGCAGCTCCATGGTGGGCCGTAAGGTACTGGTAGGAGGCGACGATCTTGCGCTCGACAGTGAAACCAAAAAGGCTACTGCTGCCTTCGACCTTGCAGGCTCTGCCGCCAGCGTGAAGGTTCAGGTCCTCGACTCCACCGGCAAAGAGGTGGGCACGATCGATATGGGCTCGCTGTCAGCGGGCCGCTACAACTTTGCGTGGGATGCGTCCCAATACCAAGGCAACAGCTCGCTGCGCTTCAAGGTCCTTGCCACTAATGGTGAAGCCACCGTAGCGTCTACAGCCCTGACGACAGATACCGTTTCGGCCATCAGCATGGAGAACGGCACCTTACAAATGCAACTCTCTCGCGGTGGCATGACCGCCCAATCAGGCATCAAGGCCATTCTGTAA